A stretch of the Eriocheir sinensis breed Jianghai 21 unplaced genomic scaffold, ASM2467909v1 Scaffold433, whole genome shotgun sequence genome encodes the following:
- the LOC126992277 gene encoding uncharacterized protein LOC126992277 gives MFDIDLFIQCVQERPALWEKSAKDYSDKNKKEKAWLEIGEIMYSDWHDLDLLGRDVKVKDMKDKWKNIRDSFVKHEKQGKSGDPTAKNKKYIYADALSFLLQTLEKRKTSGNVEEEVDEEKHQEAVRNVEDDTEESHAASALSYVPQTKYRQRAKASITPFQNELLKKLSDTSKQDEMDVDKAFLFSLLPDYKQLNAADKFNFKIMNLQFFENIRRTKHTQNMQP, from the exons ATGTTTGACATCGACTTGTTTATTCAATGTGTTCAAGAGAGGCCAGCTTTGTGGGAGAAGAGTGCCAAAGATTATTCtgataaaaacaagaaagaaaaggcatGGTTGGAGATAGGAGAAATAATGTACAGTGACTGGCATGATCTGGATCTACTGGGGAGAGATGTGAAAG TAAAGGACATGAAGGACAAGTGGAAAAACATCAGAGACAGCTTTGTGAAACATGAAAAGCAGGGCAAAAGTGGTGATCCTACGGccaaaaataagaaatatatttATGCAGACGCACTCAGTTTTCTACTGCAAACCCTAGAAAAGCGAAAAACTTCAGGAAACGTGGAAGAAGAGGTCGATGAAGAAAAACATCAGGAGGCAGTAAGAAATGTGGAAGATGACACAGAAGAAAGTCATGCCGCTAGTGCCCTCAGTTATGTTCCACAAACTAAGTACCGCCAGCGTGCCAAAGCTAGCATCACCCCTTTCCAGAATGAGCTACTGAAGAAACTGAGTGACACCTCCAAGCAGGACGAAATGGATGTAGACAAagcatttttattttcccttcttcctgacTATAAACAACTTAATGCTGCTGATAAATTTAATTTCAAAATAATGAATCTTCAGTTTTTTGAAAATATAAGACGaacaaaacatacacaaaacatGCAACCATGA